AACGAACACCCCCAAACCCTCCTTCCAGAACTTTCATGTCCATCTTGCCCTCACAAACCCAAGCGtcatcttcgtcttcttcatcaGCGCCATCTCCTAACCCTAATCCCCAACATGGCAGCGGAAGCCCTCTTCCTCAACAACCCTTCCCTTACCTCTCACCCCCACTCCACCATGCGCTCGGATCTCTCCAGATCTCCGGTATCGCAGGTTCCTTCTTCGATCTCTCCCATTCCCTTTAAATTCTACGCTATTTGGTTGACACGAGAAAATAATCATGATTGGTCACTTCTTCTGTGAAATTGtggtgttttttgttttattttgtttaggaaattgAATGGTCAAGGGTATggttaattttttgtttttttttttgcgtttgATTGATGCTCTGCTTGTTTAACTGATTAAGTTGTTCAATGTTGTTGTTAGGTTCTTCGACTCAAGCTACTGAAGATTCTGGTGGATCTTCCGAAAAGGTATTGTGATTCTGATTATCTAGGATTGCTTTATGGAAGCTTATGGCCTGGTAGAAGTGTAGAactgtgttttttttctttttctatatttgGGTATCTGTTGGTTACTATTTTGTTCCCTTGTGTGGCTTTTAGGTGACAGAATTAGGGTCTCCAAGTGGAGTGACGGTTTCACCTCAGCAAAACCCTAGAACACGTTCTAGGATTCACGGAGGAAGACGGGCAGGAATGGTTTCTTCTCATAGAAACCAACAAGCTCCTGGGTCCGTGGGTTCTCATGGAAGTACCCCTTTGGCAGGGAGGAAAGCTCAGACTGTGAACGGAAATTACTTGCTGAATTTTCAATATGACCCAATATCCCGTTCTCAACCCCGGGGTCCCCCTCCCTCCCCTGCAGCAAGAAGGCATTGGAAGAGGAAGCCATACAATAAAGATTTGTTTTTGCAGGCAAATTACAAGTTCATGGTGTTAGATTCGGGAAATTATTCTCCTGAGTCGATGGATCCTGATAAAATGTTGCAGTGGGAAGACATTATATGTGTGACATATTTGACCCCCTTCTCAGTTCAGTGTCCAATTTGTTTGGAGTATCCACTGTGTCCGCAGATAACCTCATGTGGACATATTTTCTGTTTCCCATGTATTCTACAGTACTTAATGATGGGTGAAGAGGATCACAAAGGCGATATCTGGAAAAGGTGTCCTCTGTGCTTTGTCATGACATCTGCCAAAGATTTATATACAGTTCACATCACAAATGTCAAACAGTATCAAGTAGGAGAAAATGTTGAGTTCACCTTTTTAACTCGGAAAAAGGACTCATTTACTCTGACAAGTAAAAATAAACAAGAGACAAATATCATATCATTTGGTAATGGACACTTCTGTGATCCCTTTTCAAAGTTTACTCTTACATCAGATGTAGATCTCTCAGTGAGGCATTCAATATCTGATCTAGATGGTTGGCTGGCCAGAGCAGATTCTGGTCTTGTTGATGACCTGGAGAAGCTTCCTTATGTTTGTGCTGCCATGCAGCAACTGGAACAGAGGAAGTGGCATTGGAATGAGCAA
This sequence is a window from Vigna angularis cultivar LongXiaoDou No.4 chromosome 2, ASM1680809v1, whole genome shotgun sequence. Protein-coding genes within it:
- the LOC108329111 gene encoding uncharacterized protein LOC108329111 isoform X1; this translates as MSILPSQTQASSSSSSSAPSPNPNPQHGSGSPLPQQPFPYLSPPLHHALGSLQISGIAGSSTQATEDSGGSSEKVTELGSPSGVTVSPQQNPRTRSRIHGGRRAGMVSSHRNQQAPGSVGSHGSTPLAGRKAQTVNGNYLLNFQYDPISRSQPRGPPPSPAARRHWKRKPYNKDLFLQANYKFMVLDSGNYSPESMDPDKMLQWEDIICVTYLTPFSVQCPICLEYPLCPQITSCGHIFCFPCILQYLMMGEEDHKGDIWKRCPLCFVMTSAKDLYTVHITNVKQYQVGENVEFTFLTRKKDSFTLTSKNKQETNIISFGNGHFCDPFSKFTLTSDVDLSVRHSISDLDGWLARADSGLVDDLEKLPYVCAAMQQLEQRKWHWNEQKSHDSENSKPIDHAHQIQSMVVNSMDTDDENCSNGSKTSSTDYSDQIKVSMLEKSTAGACSNQTLNVEKELIEQQMNLCSSYEEKNSIQRPADDGVVEEMKGNDSYSFYQAADGQHLILHPMNMKCLLHHFGSYDMLPHRINGRILQLETVTQSEAMRRRYRFLSHFPLTTTFQLCEVDLSELLPPEALAPFMDEIKKRANQRKQLAKKERQEKIRAEATGTTLPISFSSQLTSHDDPPAFSMDDFEALGNSTVSSSPPVAGERKSFSNVTRLGFAAAHDSPSLQIQETSGLHKNNTTIDSSAPTGSRNGETQSYSNVISRAESNISSNAPKTNELGKKGKKQNRVLLSTAGGRRY
- the LOC108329111 gene encoding uncharacterized protein LOC108329111 isoform X2 codes for the protein MSILPSQTQASSSSSSSAPSPNPNPQHGSGSPLPQQPFPYLSPPLHHALGSLQISGSSTQATEDSGGSSEKVTELGSPSGVTVSPQQNPRTRSRIHGGRRAGMVSSHRNQQAPGSVGSHGSTPLAGRKAQTVNGNYLLNFQYDPISRSQPRGPPPSPAARRHWKRKPYNKDLFLQANYKFMVLDSGNYSPESMDPDKMLQWEDIICVTYLTPFSVQCPICLEYPLCPQITSCGHIFCFPCILQYLMMGEEDHKGDIWKRCPLCFVMTSAKDLYTVHITNVKQYQVGENVEFTFLTRKKDSFTLTSKNKQETNIISFGNGHFCDPFSKFTLTSDVDLSVRHSISDLDGWLARADSGLVDDLEKLPYVCAAMQQLEQRKWHWNEQKSHDSENSKPIDHAHQIQSMVVNSMDTDDENCSNGSKTSSTDYSDQIKVSMLEKSTAGACSNQTLNVEKELIEQQMNLCSSYEEKNSIQRPADDGVVEEMKGNDSYSFYQAADGQHLILHPMNMKCLLHHFGSYDMLPHRINGRILQLETVTQSEAMRRRYRFLSHFPLTTTFQLCEVDLSELLPPEALAPFMDEIKKRANQRKQLAKKERQEKIRAEATGTTLPISFSSQLTSHDDPPAFSMDDFEALGNSTVSSSPPVAGERKSFSNVTRLGFAAAHDSPSLQIQETSGLHKNNTTIDSSAPTGSRNGETQSYSNVISRAESNISSNAPKTNELGKKGKKQNRVLLSTAGGRRY